The proteins below come from a single Caenibius sp. WL genomic window:
- a CDS encoding DUF2842 domain-containing protein — translation MRDKPTLRIPFGILGLLFALAVYAVLVAKASDLIAGWHVLAQTVAYIVLGTIWLLPLKRFLVWMETGSWRIPPNA, via the coding sequence ATGCGAGACAAGCCAACCTTGCGAATCCCTTTTGGCATTCTGGGCCTCCTCTTCGCTCTTGCGGTTTACGCCGTGCTGGTGGCCAAGGCTTCCGATCTCATCGCAGGCTGGCATGTGCTCGCCCAGACCGTCGCCTATATCGTGCTAGGAACGATCTGGCTGCTGCCGCTCAAGCGCTTCCTGGTGTGGATGGAAACGGGTAGCTGGCGCATCCCGCCCAACGCCTGA
- the thyA gene encoding thymidylate synthase: MASTPFHTNSAAERHWEWQYLDLMRRIWTEGDERVDRTGIGTRSIFGTQLRFDLTGGRVPLITTKRVYWKTAAREMLWFLSGETNIRPLVLQGVKIWNEWPHARYVRETGDSMPLDRFVERIAQDEAFAAEWGDLGPVYGKQWVDWPTYEATGDGLYRKGKGINQVAQVIDSLIRNPGSRRHIIEGWNVAELDSMALPPCHKTYQFHVADGRLSCALYQRSCDVALGLPFNLWGGAMLTHMIAQQTGLQPGELIWMGGDTHLYLNHAHLVEEQLSRTPQGEPTLSLLRIPDSIFAYRIEDFAVDGYAPQAPIVAPVAV, translated from the coding sequence ATGGCCAGCACTCCATTTCACACCAATTCCGCCGCAGAACGCCATTGGGAATGGCAATATCTCGATCTCATGCGCCGTATCTGGACGGAAGGTGACGAGCGCGTGGATCGCACGGGCATCGGCACGCGGTCGATTTTCGGAACACAATTGCGATTCGATCTGACAGGTGGCCGTGTTCCTCTCATCACCACCAAGCGGGTCTATTGGAAAACGGCGGCGCGGGAGATGCTGTGGTTCCTTAGCGGGGAAACCAATATCCGTCCGCTGGTGCTGCAAGGGGTGAAGATCTGGAACGAATGGCCCCATGCCCGCTATGTCCGTGAAACCGGCGATTCGATGCCGCTGGATCGCTTCGTGGAGCGAATCGCGCAGGATGAAGCCTTCGCGGCCGAGTGGGGCGATCTGGGCCCTGTCTATGGCAAGCAATGGGTCGATTGGCCGACCTATGAAGCCACGGGTGACGGGCTTTACCGCAAAGGGAAGGGCATCAATCAGGTCGCGCAGGTGATCGATAGCCTGATCCGCAATCCCGGCAGCAGGCGGCACATCATCGAGGGATGGAATGTGGCCGAGCTCGATTCGATGGCTCTGCCCCCTTGCCACAAGACCTATCAGTTCCACGTTGCGGACGGGCGGCTGAGCTGTGCGCTCTATCAGCGGAGCTGCGATGTGGCGCTCGGCCTGCCTTTCAACCTGTGGGGTGGTGCGATGCTGACTCACATGATCGCTCAGCAAACCGGATTGCAGCCGGGCGAACTGATCTGGATGGGAGGCGATACCCATCTCTATCTCAATCATGCCCATCTGGTCGAAGAGCAGTTGAGCCGCACCCCGCAGGGCGAACCGACACTGTCTTTGCTGCGCATCCCGGATTCGATCTTTGCCTATCGAATCGAGGATTTTGCCGTGGATGGCTATGCGCCGCAGGCGCCGATCGTGGCCCCGGTCGCGGTTTAG
- the recG gene encoding ATP-dependent DNA helicase RecG codes for MRPETLNPLFVDAESLEGVGPKLRKPLEKLGLTRVKDLAYHLPDRFVQRRTVAHLDEADVGEQIVVALTVTDQRSSAGRGPFRVLTQDARGNVCTLTYFGRASYSARKLLPVGETRWIAGRLDQYGQALQIVHPDHVEADSSALLGKLNEPVYPLAEGLTQPRIASLAAQALERLPEMPEWIEPGLFGKMQWPTWRDALHLAHRDTHTGERDRLAYDELLANSLALMLVKSANRARRGQALIGDGRLRDLLALPFPLTGAQRRTIREIEGDLAQDVPMLRLLQGDVGAGKTVVALEAMLIAVEAGTQAAMLAPTEILARQHYETLRKLAAPTGVRVALLTGRDKGKARESTLMGLLDGSIDLVVGTHAIFQDTVAYRNLALVVIDEQHRFGVGQRLMLAQKGKVAPHCLAMTATPIPRTLTLAQYGEMDVSRLDELPPGRQAIDTRVIAQERLGDVVAAIQRHIATGQQAYWVCPMVRESETDDLAAAEARHAALREHFGDTVVLVHGQLRPEAKDHAMERFARGEAKLLVATTVIEVGVDVPNATLMVIEQAERFGLAQLHQLRGRVGRGSEKSVCLLLRGEQLSETGKERLALMRETQDGFRLAEEDLRLRGGGELLGTRQSGDTPFRVASLEQIQKLLPLAHDDARLLIERDGGLDSPRGEAARLLLYLFERDWGVQLLRGG; via the coding sequence ATGCGCCCGGAAACCCTCAATCCCTTGTTCGTCGATGCGGAAAGCCTGGAGGGAGTCGGGCCCAAATTGCGCAAGCCGCTGGAAAAGCTGGGGCTGACGCGGGTCAAGGATCTGGCCTACCATTTGCCGGACCGGTTCGTGCAGCGCCGGACAGTGGCGCATCTCGATGAAGCGGACGTGGGGGAACAGATCGTTGTTGCGCTGACCGTCACCGATCAGCGCAGTTCGGCGGGGCGGGGGCCTTTCCGGGTGTTGACGCAGGATGCGCGCGGCAATGTTTGCACGCTGACCTATTTCGGCCGTGCCTCCTATAGCGCCAGGAAGCTCCTGCCGGTGGGGGAGACGCGCTGGATCGCTGGCAGGCTCGATCAATATGGGCAGGCCTTGCAGATTGTGCATCCGGACCATGTGGAGGCGGATAGCAGCGCGCTATTGGGTAAGCTCAACGAGCCGGTCTATCCGCTGGCGGAAGGACTGACGCAGCCGCGCATTGCCAGCCTCGCCGCACAGGCGCTCGAACGCCTGCCGGAAATGCCCGAATGGATCGAACCCGGTCTTTTCGGAAAAATGCAGTGGCCCACGTGGCGCGACGCTTTGCATCTGGCCCATCGCGACACGCATACCGGCGAGCGCGATCGTCTTGCCTATGATGAATTGCTGGCCAATTCGCTGGCGCTGATGCTGGTCAAAAGCGCGAATCGCGCGCGGCGGGGGCAGGCCTTGATAGGCGATGGTCGGCTGCGCGATCTGCTGGCCCTGCCATTCCCGCTGACCGGGGCGCAGCGACGGACGATTCGTGAGATCGAAGGCGATCTGGCGCAGGACGTGCCGATGCTCCGTCTGCTTCAGGGCGATGTCGGGGCGGGCAAGACGGTGGTCGCGCTGGAAGCGATGCTGATCGCTGTCGAGGCAGGGACGCAGGCGGCCATGCTGGCGCCGACGGAAATCCTCGCTCGGCAGCATTACGAGACATTGCGCAAGCTGGCCGCACCCACCGGCGTGCGCGTGGCGCTTCTGACCGGGCGCGACAAGGGCAAGGCGCGCGAATCGACTCTGATGGGTTTGCTGGACGGCAGTATCGATCTGGTGGTCGGCACACATGCGATTTTCCAGGACACGGTGGCCTATCGCAATCTCGCGCTGGTGGTGATCGACGAGCAGCATCGCTTCGGCGTGGGGCAGCGGCTGATGCTGGCGCAGAAAGGCAAAGTCGCCCCGCATTGTCTGGCGATGACGGCGACCCCGATACCGCGCACGCTCACACTGGCGCAATATGGCGAGATGGACGTGTCGCGGCTCGATGAACTGCCTCCGGGGCGGCAGGCGATCGATACGCGCGTGATCGCGCAGGAGCGTCTCGGGGATGTGGTGGCGGCTATTCAGCGGCATATCGCCACGGGACAGCAAGCGTACTGGGTTTGCCCGATGGTGCGCGAGAGCGAAACGGACGATCTCGCCGCGGCCGAGGCACGCCACGCGGCCTTGCGCGAACACTTCGGCGACACCGTGGTGCTGGTCCATGGGCAGCTTCGCCCTGAAGCCAAGGATCACGCCATGGAGCGATTCGCCCGGGGCGAGGCGAAGCTGTTGGTGGCGACCACGGTGATCGAAGTCGGGGTCGATGTGCCCAATGCCACGCTGATGGTGATAGAACAGGCGGAACGTTTCGGCCTCGCCCAGTTGCACCAGCTCAGGGGCCGCGTGGGGCGGGGGAGCGAGAAATCGGTCTGCCTCCTGCTGCGCGGGGAACAGCTTTCCGAAACGGGCAAGGAACGTCTCGCACTGATGCGGGAAACGCAGGACGGCTTCCGGCTGGCGGAAGAAGACCTGCGCCTGCGCGGTGGCGGTGAATTGCTGGGCACACGACAATCAGGAGATACGCCGTTCCGCGTGGCGTCGCTGGAGCAGATTCAGAAACTGTTGCCTCTGGCGCACGACGATGCGCGTCTGTTGATCGAACGCGATGGCGGGCTGGATTCGCCCCGTGGCGAGGCCGCGCGTCTGCTGCTCTATCTGTTCGAGCGGGACTGGGGCGTGCAGCTGCTGCGCGGTGGATAA
- a CDS encoding succinate dehydrogenase assembly factor 2 — protein MSDNSARLARCKFRAWHRGTREADYMIGGFFDRYHATWSEAELAWFEALLEEDDVDVMAWALQTLSVPEEFRGPQMELMQRLDYVEINR, from the coding sequence ATGTCCGACAACTCCGCTCGTCTCGCCCGCTGCAAGTTCCGCGCCTGGCATCGCGGTACACGCGAGGCCGACTATATGATCGGTGGATTCTTCGACCGGTATCACGCCACCTGGTCCGAAGCCGAACTCGCCTGGTTCGAAGCCTTGCTCGAAGAAGACGATGTCGATGTCATGGCCTGGGCGCTGCAAACGCTGTCTGTGCCTGAAGAATTTCGCGGGCCGCAGATGGAACTGATGCAGCGGCTCGACTACGTCGAAATCAATCGCTGA
- the mfd gene encoding transcription-repair coupling factor, giving the protein MANLPALLHAEQPLTLAAVARGAQPLLMADLARAAGGPGGSGRAVFIAPDDAAMRAVSEAAAYFAPELEILEFPAWDCLPYDRASPALSVSARRLAALHRLQMRGERPQLLVTTINAVLQRVLTPFRIRESVRALKPGIEIGRESLIALLQRQGYSRTDTVVDAGEYAVRGSIFDIFPSGLDQGLRLDFFGDELESLRLFDPNTQRTTGVLEGHLLLPASEALIDDESVKRFRGRYRELFGAAATGDPLYQAVSDGRRLAGMEHWLPLFEERLTTLFDHLAPGDVIVMDQSAAGAAEERLSDIADYHAARSKTAGQAAGSYRPLDVAALYLPDSEFAAIVSAWPVHKADIFAQPESASVIDFGFSSSRDFSPERARGDNVYQAAALHFRGLAAQGRKPLLAAYSTGSRARLASIIGEAGAEMALAETWQEALGLSAKGKPVAVVLPLETGFANDTIELVTEQDILGDRLVRRKKKRKDSDAFLAELSALHPGDLVVHMEHGIGRYAGLESIPVGKSPHDCVMLEYAGGDKLYIPVENIDVLSRYGSGHEGVPLDKLGGEAWQRRRARLKERIREIAHELMRTAAARALRHAPALVPDDAAFNQFVDRFPWSETDDQERAITDVLGDLSEGRPMDRLVCGDVGFGKTEVALRAAFVAAMSGQQVAVIAPTTLLARQHFANFSERFAGFPLKVGRLSRLVPAKEAADTRAGLADGTVDVVIGTHALLSKSVQFKRLGLVIVDEEQRFGVNHKEKLKSLRTDVHVLTLTATPIPRTLQMAMSGLRELSTIQTPPVDRLAVRTYVMEWDDMVMREALLREHHRGGQSFLIVPRIADIPEIEEWLHNTIPEIKFVTAHGQMSPGEVEERMSAFYERKYDVLLSTTIVESGLDIPSANTIIVHRADRFGLAQLYQLRGRVGRSKLRAYAYLTHPRDQALSEVAEKRLKVLGDLDTLGAGFQLASHDLDIRGAGNLLGDEQSGHIREVGFELYQSMLEDAILAAKAGDMGLERETAGLSPQITVDAPIQIPEDYVPDLAVRMALYRRLNDAKDKAEIEALAAEMIDRFGPLPDSTANLVKLIEIKHQAIEAHIAKIDVGARGTLVSFHNDMFPDPAGLIAYVARLKDTAKLRPDMKLAINRAWGDPQSRLNGLFQLTKGLSGIVRKMGKAAS; this is encoded by the coding sequence ATGGCCAATCTTCCCGCTCTCCTGCATGCCGAACAACCGCTGACTCTCGCGGCGGTGGCGCGCGGGGCGCAGCCGCTGCTCATGGCCGATCTCGCCCGCGCCGCCGGTGGCCCGGGAGGTAGCGGGCGTGCCGTATTCATTGCCCCCGACGATGCGGCGATGCGCGCAGTCAGCGAAGCTGCCGCCTACTTCGCCCCGGAACTGGAAATCCTCGAATTTCCGGCGTGGGATTGCCTTCCTTATGATCGCGCAAGCCCTGCCCTTTCCGTCAGTGCGCGGCGGCTCGCCGCACTCCATCGCCTGCAAATGCGCGGTGAACGCCCGCAGCTGCTTGTCACCACCATCAATGCCGTATTGCAGCGGGTGCTCACCCCATTCCGCATCCGGGAATCGGTGCGGGCGCTGAAGCCCGGTATCGAGATCGGCCGGGAAAGCCTGATCGCCCTGCTCCAGCGGCAGGGTTATTCACGTACCGACACGGTGGTGGATGCGGGCGAATATGCGGTACGCGGCTCCATCTTCGATATTTTCCCTTCCGGCCTCGATCAGGGATTGCGGCTCGACTTTTTTGGCGATGAACTGGAATCGCTGCGCCTGTTCGATCCCAACACCCAGCGGACAACCGGCGTCTTGGAGGGGCACCTGCTGCTTCCCGCCAGCGAAGCCCTGATCGATGACGAATCGGTCAAGCGCTTCCGTGGACGGTATCGCGAACTGTTCGGGGCCGCCGCCACTGGCGATCCGCTCTATCAGGCGGTGAGCGACGGCCGCCGTCTCGCAGGCATGGAACACTGGCTGCCATTGTTCGAAGAGCGGCTGACCACGCTTTTCGATCACCTCGCCCCCGGCGATGTGATCGTGATGGACCAGTCGGCGGCGGGGGCAGCGGAAGAGCGTTTGTCGGACATTGCGGATTACCACGCCGCTCGCAGCAAGACGGCTGGGCAAGCGGCGGGCAGCTATCGCCCGCTCGATGTCGCAGCGCTTTATCTGCCGGACAGCGAATTCGCCGCCATCGTCAGCGCCTGGCCCGTGCACAAGGCGGACATCTTCGCCCAGCCAGAAAGCGCATCGGTCATCGATTTCGGCTTCTCCTCGTCTCGCGACTTTTCGCCCGAACGGGCACGCGGGGACAACGTCTATCAGGCGGCTGCGCTGCATTTCCGTGGATTGGCCGCGCAGGGCAGGAAGCCCTTGCTGGCAGCCTACTCCACCGGCAGCCGCGCCCGCCTCGCTTCGATCATCGGGGAAGCCGGGGCCGAAATGGCGCTGGCAGAAACCTGGCAGGAAGCGCTCGGGCTGTCGGCCAAGGGTAAGCCGGTTGCTGTCGTCCTCCCGCTGGAAACGGGTTTTGCCAACGACACAATCGAACTGGTCACCGAACAGGATATCCTTGGCGACCGGCTCGTCCGCCGCAAGAAGAAGCGCAAGGACAGCGATGCTTTCCTGGCAGAGCTTTCAGCCCTGCACCCGGGCGATCTCGTCGTTCATATGGAACACGGTATCGGGCGCTATGCCGGGCTGGAATCGATCCCCGTGGGCAAGAGCCCGCACGATTGCGTGATGCTGGAATATGCCGGTGGCGACAAGCTCTACATTCCAGTCGAAAATATCGATGTGCTGTCCCGCTATGGCAGCGGTCATGAAGGGGTCCCGCTGGATAAGCTGGGCGGCGAAGCCTGGCAGCGCCGACGGGCGCGCCTCAAGGAACGCATCCGCGAAATCGCTCATGAACTGATGCGCACCGCCGCCGCCCGCGCGCTGCGGCACGCGCCAGCGCTGGTGCCGGACGATGCCGCGTTCAACCAGTTTGTCGATCGCTTCCCATGGTCCGAAACCGACGATCAGGAGCGCGCCATCACCGACGTGCTGGGCGATCTGTCCGAGGGTCGGCCCATGGACAGGCTGGTTTGCGGCGATGTCGGGTTCGGCAAGACCGAAGTGGCCCTGCGCGCCGCGTTCGTCGCGGCGATGAGCGGGCAACAGGTTGCCGTGATTGCCCCCACCACGCTTCTCGCGCGCCAGCACTTCGCCAATTTCTCCGAACGCTTCGCCGGTTTTCCGCTGAAAGTAGGTCGCCTGTCCCGCCTTGTCCCGGCGAAGGAAGCGGCGGACACCCGCGCCGGGCTGGCCGATGGCACGGTCGATGTGGTGATCGGCACGCATGCGTTGCTGTCGAAATCGGTTCAGTTCAAACGCCTGGGCCTGGTGATTGTCGACGAAGAGCAGCGCTTTGGCGTCAATCACAAGGAAAAGCTGAAGTCGTTGCGCACCGATGTGCATGTGCTGACGCTGACGGCAACCCCGATTCCCCGCACGTTGCAAATGGCCATGTCCGGCCTGCGCGAACTGTCGACCATTCAGACACCCCCGGTCGACCGGCTTGCCGTGCGCACTTATGTGATGGAATGGGATGACATGGTGATGCGCGAAGCCTTGCTGCGCGAACATCATCGCGGGGGCCAGAGCTTCCTGATCGTGCCGCGCATCGCCGACATTCCCGAAATCGAGGAATGGCTGCACAACACCATTCCCGAAATCAAATTCGTCACCGCGCATGGCCAGATGAGCCCGGGCGAAGTCGAAGAACGCATGAGCGCGTTCTACGAGCGAAAGTATGACGTGCTGCTTTCGACGACGATCGTCGAAAGCGGGCTCGATATCCCCTCGGCCAATACGATCATCGTCCACCGCGCGGACCGTTTCGGGCTTGCCCAGCTCTACCAGCTGCGCGGCCGCGTGGGGCGCTCCAAGCTGCGCGCTTATGCCTATCTGACGCATCCGCGCGATCAGGCTCTGAGCGAAGTCGCCGAAAAACGGCTCAAAGTGCTCGGCGATCTCGATACGCTCGGGGCGGGCTTCCAGCTTGCCAGCCACGATCTCGATATCCGCGGCGCGGGCAATCTCCTTGGCGACGAGCAATCGGGCCATATCCGCGAAGTCGGCTTCGAACTTTACCAATCGATGCTGGAAGACGCGATTCTCGCGGCAAAGGCGGGCGATATGGGGCTGGAACGTGAAACCGCCGGCCTGTCTCCCCAGATCACGGTGGATGCGCCGATCCAGATTCCGGAAGACTATGTCCCCGACCTTGCGGTGCGTATGGCGCTCTATCGCCGGTTGAACGATGCGAAGGACAAGGCCGAGATCGAAGCCCTGGCGGCAGAAATGATCGACCGTTTCGGCCCCTTGCCCGATTCAACCGCCAATCTGGTGAAGCTGATCGAAATCAAGCATCAGGCCATCGAAGCCCATATCGCCAAGATCGACGTGGGCGCGCGCGGCACGCTGGTGAGCTTCCACAACGATATGTTCCCCGATCCCGCCGGGTTGATCGCCTATGTCGCACGGCTGAAGGACACGGCAAAGCTGCGCCCGGATATGAAGCTGGCGATCAATCGCGCCTGGGGCGATCCCCAAAGCCGCCTCAACGGTCTGTTCCAGTTGACCAAGGGACTGTCCGGCATCGTGCGCAAAATGGGGAAAGCCGCGAGCTAG
- a CDS encoding bifunctional diguanylate cyclase/phosphodiesterase, translated as MRDSNVQSWSSDRDALTGLASEETLHARFSGWAQAAQAGERCAPVYALMLGLRRFETVNLAYGEQVGDAALVEVASRLQRFAEDELTGEWVAARLGGSNFLLAAREGCGRERWQWLAEALAEMIAKPIVNLPGGGTVRLWPRLALIRVVPNEDCSGAIDRLAETLARVQRDVAGRMLWADIDLTLAGRSVRQLEADLLGALDRDEIAIVYQPQFAADDDRLVGAEALARWQHPELGRIGAGTLFAIAERADHVAQLSHHIATRALAGAAGWPEPLRLSLNVTPADLTAASFANNIAAAVVEAGFSPDRLTLEITEQSLVSDLELSSVALTHLRDIGVRIALDDFGAGFCNFRYLKLLPLHYLKLDRVMVDDVLDDPRDLAVLRGILAMAKALDLEVIAEGIENEDQRKLVAREGCDYYQGFLRAGPISAEAFRDFAGLWRKQGSRP; from the coding sequence ATGAGAGATAGCAATGTTCAATCCTGGTCTTCCGATCGTGACGCGCTGACCGGTCTTGCAAGCGAAGAGACGCTACATGCCCGCTTTTCGGGATGGGCGCAGGCCGCGCAAGCCGGTGAGCGGTGCGCCCCTGTCTATGCCTTGATGCTGGGGTTGCGGCGCTTTGAAACCGTCAATCTGGCCTATGGTGAACAGGTGGGGGACGCGGCGCTGGTGGAAGTCGCCTCGCGGCTGCAGCGCTTTGCCGAGGATGAACTGACCGGTGAGTGGGTTGCCGCCCGCTTGGGGGGCAGCAATTTCCTGCTCGCCGCGAGGGAGGGTTGCGGCCGCGAACGCTGGCAATGGCTGGCGGAGGCGTTGGCCGAAATGATCGCAAAGCCGATCGTCAATCTTCCAGGCGGGGGCACAGTGCGTCTGTGGCCGCGTCTGGCATTGATTCGTGTCGTGCCGAACGAGGATTGCAGCGGTGCAATAGATCGCCTCGCCGAAACGCTGGCGCGGGTACAACGCGATGTCGCGGGAAGGATGCTGTGGGCCGATATCGATCTGACTTTGGCCGGGCGCAGCGTGCGCCAGCTCGAAGCCGATCTGCTGGGCGCACTCGATCGGGATGAGATAGCCATCGTCTATCAGCCCCAGTTCGCAGCGGATGACGACAGGCTGGTCGGGGCCGAGGCTCTGGCGCGGTGGCAACATCCGGAACTGGGACGAATCGGAGCAGGCACCCTGTTCGCCATTGCCGAACGGGCGGATCATGTCGCGCAGCTTTCCCACCATATTGCCACGCGCGCGCTCGCGGGTGCGGCGGGGTGGCCGGAACCATTGCGGCTGTCGCTCAACGTCACTCCGGCGGATCTGACTGCGGCATCCTTCGCCAACAATATTGCCGCGGCTGTGGTCGAAGCGGGCTTTTCCCCCGATCGCCTAACGCTGGAAATCACCGAGCAGTCACTGGTGAGCGATCTGGAACTTTCCTCCGTGGCGCTGACGCATCTGCGTGACATAGGTGTGCGCATCGCACTGGACGATTTCGGCGCCGGGTTCTGCAATTTCCGCTATCTCAAGCTCCTGCCGCTGCATTACCTCAAGCTCGATCGTGTCATGGTCGACGATGTGCTCGACGATCCGCGCGATCTCGCGGTGTTGCGCGGTATCCTGGCCATGGCGAAAGCGCTCGACCTGGAAGTGATCGCGGAAGGAATCGAGAACGAAGACCAGCGCAAGCTGGTCGCACGCGAAGGTTGCGATTATTATCAGGGGTTCTTGCGCGCCGGGCCGATCAGCGCGGAAGCATTCCGCGATTTCGCGGGGCTGTGGAGAAAACAGGGCAGCAGGCCCTAG
- a CDS encoding NAD kinase: MTFRHDYKHLALVASEGARAQRAAQELADAENWVPIEEADAVVVLGGDGFMLHTLHQMLDSGRMLPAFGMNRGTVGFLMNRFDTSSDLRTRINMCRSFSVSPLLMDATTQDGRSHTFRAINEVSLLRETRQTAKIEVTVNGKVRIEELFCDGILLATPAGSTAYNLSANGPILPLDSKMLALTPISPFRPRRWRGAILPDFSQIELHVLEPAKRPVAVVADQKELRDIAHVHLRIDPETTLTLLFDPGHSLDERIVTEQFIA, encoded by the coding sequence GTGACTTTCAGGCACGATTACAAGCATCTCGCGCTCGTCGCCTCTGAAGGCGCGCGGGCGCAGCGTGCGGCGCAGGAACTGGCCGATGCCGAAAACTGGGTGCCGATCGAAGAAGCGGATGCCGTGGTCGTTCTTGGCGGCGACGGCTTCATGCTGCACACCTTGCATCAGATGCTCGACAGCGGGCGGATGCTGCCCGCTTTCGGGATGAATCGCGGCACGGTGGGTTTCCTGATGAACCGCTTCGATACGTCATCGGATTTGCGCACCCGAATCAACATGTGCCGGTCTTTCAGCGTTTCCCCCCTGCTGATGGACGCCACGACCCAAGACGGGCGGAGCCATACGTTCCGCGCGATCAACGAAGTGTCCTTGCTGCGCGAAACGCGCCAGACGGCCAAGATCGAAGTGACCGTCAACGGCAAGGTGAGAATCGAGGAACTGTTCTGTGACGGGATTCTTCTCGCCACCCCGGCAGGCTCCACCGCTTACAATCTTTCCGCCAACGGCCCGATTCTTCCGCTCGATTCGAAAATGCTGGCGCTCACGCCGATCAGCCCCTTTCGCCCCCGGCGGTGGCGCGGTGCGATTCTTCCCGATTTTTCGCAGATCGAATTGCATGTGCTTGAACCGGCCAAACGCCCGGTGGCGGTCGTCGCCGATCAGAAGGAACTGCGCGATATCGCCCATGTGCACCTGCGGATCGATCCCGAGACCACGCTGACTCTGCTGTTCGATCCCGGGCACAGCCTCGACGAACGGATCGTGACAGAACAGTTCATCGCCTGA